Proteins from a single region of Hermetia illucens chromosome 3, iHerIll2.2.curated.20191125, whole genome shotgun sequence:
- the LOC119651643 gene encoding uncharacterized protein LOC119651643, whose protein sequence is MSSGQTVSTTSVPTLPPSPFPSPPACELSSVQSPRGSTPGALGGLSDPEKLTTSTSANEDDDEEMHDDLYWTASKVNEDKDNDDNASGGQAHPFSNCSHNDNGNVQISQKSENQQKSNGMCNTGCGCYTKNTCNTKYSHATPKKSYDGNLREFIDEDNSNQDDIINQRYISDDDQLKMYFKPAGHTNEQDQTEKVEAVRIIRVEKHTQLRALSYRGVSVNNMHGDNGHIKHARQSKMQAKVMETHTKYVLCEIVRDMKTTRNPYDDCTKEGAGDFSIPNKSESDTLASQENLMQDVDYLGKQLNSIQNSFDKHDEKYEPLLGEGTDTPSQTKTNQSATIVSDTLQVGLSPKDIRCSSQAIDSLHRKIVHLEAVIATLSSENKSFIRDYVEYRNILSCYQNDLRKYVQAISERSINPRFQREPSKESSKAEWITYSRKVMQEVKAARGQKFALEATRKERDSLLLERNSLQKKLEIYAKLQEYFLAQHFGPPLKFRVRRLTKSAKKYKALVNQYKSSNRNLLKQRKEASSALRIYEEILQLREKELQMITALATEEIQNLKQEKESFLRQFEIEKTGGRKLCRERKNSTQSLEEFKLKQGDQRREDASESDAMSAGKIFPEKNGRETTYPKVGFSTLQQLPVDESSERLAADIHQLQDFLQNVQQKIHYLLHDTFQYSKEDVKNELMKISRYIDEIKQKMNRISKESCLIPNGKETAAHEEDPKLHDICIKIILQGVGELYEDDFTYLQSRIQSARQTKNKDWDSESSNDDSSASSEYSTVNFSKYKLETDDENPEDLLHNLQYSDDERNIF, encoded by the exons ATGTCTTCAGGCCAAACGGTTTCTACCACTAGTGTCCCTACACTACCCCCGAGTCCTTTCCCATCTCCACCAGCGTGTGAACTTTCCTCGGTGCAATCACCTAGAGGCAGCACACCAGGTGCATTGGGAGGTTTAAGCGATCCAGAGAAACTCACCACTTCCACGTCTGCAAATGAAGATGACGATGAAGAAATGCATGACGACCTTTATTGGACAGCATCAAAAGTAAATGAAGATAAAGACAATGATGATAATGCTAGTGGAGGACAAGCACATCCATTTTCCAACTGCTCACATAATGACAATGGAAATGtccaaatcagccaaaagtCAGAAAATCAACAGAAGTCAAATGGGATGTGCAACACGGGATGTGGCTGCTATACGAAAAATACATGTAATACAAAGTATTCTCATGCTACTCCCAAGAAATCTTATGATGGTAATTTAAGGGAATTCATAGACGAAGACAACTCAAATCAAGATGATATCATAAATCAAAGATACATTTCCGATGACGATCAGTTGAAAATGTATTTTAAACCTGCGGGACATACAAACGAACAAGATCAAACTGAAAAAGTGGAAGCCGTTCGTATTATCCGGGTGGAGAAACATACCCAATTACGTGCGCTTTCCTACCGAGGTGTTTCAGTTAATAATATGCACGGTGACAATGGTCACATCAAGCACGCTAGACAATCCAAGATGCAAGCAAAAGTAATGGAGACTCACACAAAATATGTTTTGTGCGAGATAGTAAGAGACATGAAGACGACCCGCAATCCTTATGATGATTGCACGAAAGAAGGTGCAGGCGACTTTTCCATCCCCAATAAAAGTGAAAGCGACACTTTAGCTTCTCAAGAAAACTTGATGCAAGACGTCGATTATTTAGGAAAACAATTAAACTCCATTCAGAACAGTTTCGACAAGCATGATGAAAAATATGAGCCACTTCTTGGTGAGGGTACTGACACACCTTCGCAGACTAAAACTAATCAAAGTGCGACTATAGTGAGTGATACCTTACAAGTGGGACTCAGTCCGAAAGATATACGCTGCAGTAGTCAAGCAATTGATTCATTACATCGAAAGATAGTTCATTTGGAGGCGGTGATTGCCACTCTTTCTAGCGAAAATAAAAGCTTTATTCGGGACTACGTGGAATACAGGAATATCCTATCATGCTATCAAAATGACTTGAGAAAATACGTTCAGGCAATATCAGAACGTTCAATAAACCCTCGATTTCAAAGAGAACCTTCAAAAGAGTCTAGTAAAGCCGAATGGATTACTTATTCTAGAAAAGTGATGCAGGAGGTAAAAGCAGCAagaggacaaaaatttgcccTTGAAGCTACCAGAAAAGAGCGCGATTCGTTACTTTTGGAGAGAAATAGTTTGCAGAAAAAGCTGGAAATATACGCGAAGCTTCAAGAGTACTTCCTGGCACAGCATTTCGGTCCGCCATTGAAATTTAGAGTTAGAAGGCTCACGAAATCTGCCAAAAAATATAAAGCTCTGGTCAATCAATATAAAAGTAGCAACCGTAATTTATTAAAACAACGAAAAGAAGCTTCATCTGCTCTGCGAATTTACGAAGAGATACTACAGTTACGTGAAAAAGAGCTGCAAATGATAACTGCCCTAGCAACTGAAGAAATTCAGAACTTAAAGCAGGAAAAAGAGAGTTTTTTGCGACAGTTCGAAATCGAGAAAACTGGCGGGCGGAAATTGTGCAGAGAGCGGAAGAATTCAACGCAAAGTCTAGAGGAATTTAAGTTAAAACAAGGGGATCAAAGAAGGGAAGATGCTAGTGAATCTGATGCAATGTCGGCGGGAAAGATTTTCCCTGAGAAAAACGGACGTGAGACAACCTATCCTAAAGTAGGTTTTTCAACACTTCAACAATTACCAGTTGACGAATCTTCCGAACGTTTGGCCGCGGACATCCACCAATTGCAGGACTTCTTACAAAATGTCCAGCAAAAAATTCATTACCTTTTGCATGATACATTTCAGTATAGCAAAGAGGATGTCAAAAACGAGCTGATGAAAATCTCTAGATATATTGATGAGATAAAACAGAAAATGAACAGAATTTCTAAAGAATCATGCTTAATCCCCAATGGCAAGGAAACAGCAGCACACGAAGAGGATCCGAAACTACATGACATTTGCATCAAGATTATCCTTCAAGGAGTTGGCGAGCTATATGAGGACGATTTTACTTATTTGCAATCAAGAATTCAGAGCGCTAGGCAAACGAAAAATAAAGATTGGGACTCAGAATCCTCAAATGATGACTCTTCAGCTTCTTCAGAGTATAGTACAGTTAATTTCTCTAAAT ATAAACTAGAAACTGACGATGAGAATCCTGAAGACTTGCTGCACAATCTTCAATATTCTGATGATgagagaaatattttttaa